In the Drosophila takahashii strain IR98-3 E-12201 chromosome 3R, DtakHiC1v2, whole genome shotgun sequence genome, one interval contains:
- the sds22 gene encoding protein phosphatase 1 regulatory subunit 7 produces MGDADRAMNEPEATKTVAGIQVIPAEDVSSIEEVITIDPECYELDLNHRRIEKLENFEPLTRIERLFLRWNLIKKIENLSTLKTLIELELYDNQITKIENLDDLTNLEVLDISFNRLTQIENLDKLVKLEKVYFVSNRITQIENLGMLTNLTMLELGDNKLKKIENIEMLVNLRQLFLGKNKIAKIENLDTLVNLEILSLQANRIVKIENLEKLTSLRELYISENGVETIENLDENKNLETLDLAKNRLKSIGNLEKLELLEELWLNHNGVDDWKNIELLKVNRALQTIYLEYNPLAKDVRYRSKLRDILPQLQKIDATLCKVPGS; encoded by the coding sequence ATGGGCGATGCCGACAGAGCAATGAACGAACCGGAAGCGACCAAGACGGTAGCCGGAATCCAGGTGATTCCCGCCGAGGATGTCTCCTCCATCGAGGAGGTTATCACCATCGACCCGGAGTGCTACGAGCTGGACCTGAATCATCGCCGGATCGAGAAGCTGGAGAACTTCGAGCCCCTCACGAGGATCGAACGCCTGTTCCTGCGCTGGAATCTGATCAAGAAGATCGAGAACCTGTCCACCCTGAAGACCCTGATCGAGCTGGAGCTGTACGACAATCAGATCACCAAGATCGAGAACCTCGATGATTTGACCAATTTGGAGGTGCTGGACATCAGCTTCAATCGCCTCACGCAGATTGAGAACCTGGACAAGTTGGTCAAGCTGGAGAAGGTCTACTTTGTGTCCAACCGGATCACCCAAATCGAGAACCTGGGGATGCTGACCAATCTCACCATGTTGGAGCTGGGGGACAACAAGCTGAAGAAGATTGAAAACATCGAGATGCTGGTCAACCTGCGACAGCTCTTTCTGGGAAAAAACAAGATAGCCAAGATCGAGAACCTGGACACATTGGTCAATTTGGAGATCCTCAGTCTGCAGGCCAATCGAATTGTGAAAATCGAGAACCTGGAGAAGTTGACCAGCCTCCGCGAACTCTACATATCGGAGAACGGAGTGGAAACCATTGAAAACCTCGACGAGAACAAAAATTTGGAAACTCTCGACCTTGCCAAGAACCGATTGAAAAGCATCGGCAACCTGGAGAAGCTGGAACTGCTGGAGGAGCTCTGGCTGAACCACAACGGGGTGGACGACTGGAAGAACATAGAGCTGCTGAAGGTCAACAGGGCGCTGCAGACCATCTACCTGGAGTACAACCCGCTGGCGAAGGACGTCCGCTATCGCTCCAAGCTGCGCGACATCCTGCCGCAGCTGCAGAAGATCGATGCCACCCTGTGCAAGGTGCCCGGGTCCTAG